From the Candidatus Krumholzibacteriota bacterium genome, one window contains:
- a CDS encoding right-handed parallel beta-helix repeat-containing protein, whose translation MTLKNLLLLLLILSSFSSAGAQQIWTVNDDGSGDAPTIQAAIDSTVEGDRVRVNGGTYYETGLVIDGKNIWIISGDGIPVIESPEPGIGTCLTLRNVNFTCAIWGIKPTGFETGILVDDCSPMVSFLVLSGSVAGIRVTGTSSAPEISFDLIESCDTGVSIEGGSGITVRNMTIVEGGTGISVSGGNVSISNNILYRQQTGIACTGGASIITCNDLWENTVDYDGCAQGAGDFFEMPRFCYEAGDSPGLYYLHVDSPCWAANNSCGVNLGAFTSAPGCSGVAVRESTWGVIKQLYTE comes from the coding sequence ATGACGTTGAAGAACTTGTTACTGCTGTTGTTGATCCTTTCGTCCTTTTCATCCGCCGGCGCTCAACAGATATGGACAGTCAACGATGATGGATCGGGCGATGCTCCGACGATCCAGGCAGCGATCGATTCGACAGTGGAAGGGGACCGCGTCAGGGTGAACGGCGGAACGTATTACGAAACTGGACTGGTAATAGATGGAAAGAACATTTGGATAATATCGGGTGATGGGATCCCCGTCATTGAATCTCCCGAACCTGGCATCGGCACATGCCTCACTTTGAGAAATGTGAATTTCACATGCGCGATATGGGGGATCAAGCCGACCGGTTTTGAGACAGGCATACTTGTGGATGACTGTTCTCCGATGGTCAGTTTCCTTGTTCTCTCCGGATCGGTTGCGGGAATAAGAGTCACCGGCACATCGTCTGCCCCCGAGATATCGTTCGACCTGATCGAGAGCTGTGATACGGGAGTCAGTATCGAGGGAGGAAGCGGTATTACCGTAAGAAACATGACAATAGTCGAGGGAGGGACAGGTATCAGCGTATCGGGGGGGAATGTCTCGATAAGCAACAATATCCTCTACAGGCAGCAGACCGGCATCGCCTGCACGGGCGGGGCATCGATCATCACTTGTAACGATTTATGGGAGAATACGGTCGACTATGATGGATGCGCCCAGGGCGCTGGTGATTTTTTCGAGATGCCTCGTTTCTGTTATGAAGCTGGCGATTCACCGGGCCTTTACTATCTTCATGTCGATTCACCGTGTTGGGCGGCGAATAACAGCTGCGGTGTCAATCTGGGTGCTTTCACTTCCGCGCCTGGATGTTCCGGCGTGGCTGTCAGGGAATCGACCTGGGGCGTTATCAAGCAGTTGTATACGGAGTAG